Within the Acidobacteriota bacterium genome, the region AGGCCGTGCTGGACCACCTGGAGCAGGATTCGGGCATCGCTGAGTGCAGCCTGCTGGAACGGTCGGGAGACAAGGCCTTCGTTCGCATCCTGACCTCGGCCAGTCCGGGAGAGGGATATTGCTCGGAGGTGGTGGCCGATAACCATGGTTTCCGCATCGGCATGGAAATCCAGCAGGGGGGCCTCGAGAAGTGGAAGGTCGGTTGCTTCGAGCGCTCCAACGCAGAGCAGTTGCTGAAGGATCTGGCAAAGCTGGGCGAGATCAAGTCCCAATCCATCAGTGAAGTGAGCTGGCAGGAACTGCTCGGGCAGGGTCCGGCATGAGAATCGTCTACTCCAGGGAAGAACCCATCGATCGCAGCGACCCCGGTCTGGAGGCCATGAGGCTGGTCAACAGCGGGAAAGGCGCAAGGCACATGACCGCCGGCGTCGCCACCTTCTCTCCGGGCTCGGCGGTTTTCCTGCATACCCACCCCTGCGAGGAGACAGTCATCATCCTGGAGGGTCGGGCAACCGCCGAGATCGACGGCAAGACCTTTGCGCTCGGCAAGTATGACGCCACCATTGTGCCGCCGCTGGTGCCCCACTGTTTTCGCAACGAGAGCCGGGAGCCCATGGTGATCGCCTATTTCTATCCCGACGTGGACGTGGCCCGGGACCGGGTGGAATAGTTGTCAGTGGATAGTGATTAGCCCAGCCCCCGCCTTGGCGGGCGGTTCTTACGAGAGTGAAACAGGTTTGTTTCAGTTGCTGAACGTGTCGATTAAATAGCTATCCACTAACCACTAATCACTGACCACTAAACCGAAGGTTTCCCATGAATCGAAGACAGCTGCTGCAGAGTCTTACCGTTGCCTCGGGGTTGACGGCTACCGTGGCGGCCTGTCGGGACCCGTCGGGAGGACCGGCGGGATCCGCGGCGCCTGCCGGGTCCGGTTCCGGCGAACCGGTCTGTTACACCTCCGACTGGAAGCGGACCCAGCCTGACCTGGTGCTCTACCTGCCCGAGGAGCCCCCCTACGCCTCCGAGGCCAGCGACCACGTGCTGGTCGAGGTCACTCCCGGAGGAGACCTGCTGGCCATCTGGACCCTGGCCACCAAGGAAGGGGCTCACGACTACTCGGTAGTGTACGCGCGCAGCAAGGACAACGGGGTAACCTGGACCCGGCCCCAGCCCATCGCCGCCCCGGAGAAACTGGGGACCTACTGCAACTTCGGCTGGCCGGTGGTCAGCAAGTCGGGCCGCATCTACGTCTTCTACAACTTCGCCCCGGGTATCGGCGAGGGGTTCATCAATGCCATCATGCGCTGCAAGTTTTCCGACGATGACGGCTACACCTGGCAGGACGCCGGGATCGACATGCCCTACAAGAGGAACCGGAAGTACGATCATCCCGGTCCGGATGTGCTCAGCCGCTGCATCGTCTGGCAGAAGCCCATCCGGGATGCCAAGGACCGTCCGGTGGTGCCCTTGACCCGGTCGACGGCGGCCTACGTCAAACCGTTTTCCAAGGACAAGAACCTGGGGGAATGCCGTTGTGAATTCATCCGCTACGAGAACATCGACGAGGGGCCCCATCCGAGGGATCTCAAGCTGACCTATCTTCCCGAAGACGAAGATTTGATCTGGGTTCCCTGCACCTTCGAGCCTGAAAAATCCGAGGGATACACCTTCTGTCAGGAGCCCGGGACCGTTCTCCTGCCGGACGGACGCCTGTTCGCGGCCATGCGAACCGCCAACGGGCAGGTGTGGTACACGGTGTCGGACGATGCCGAGGCCCGGACCTGGCGGAAGGCCGAGATGTTGAGGTACCGCGACGGCGGAAAACCGGTCGAGAATCCGGTCTCGCCCACCCCCATGTTCCGGCTTTCCGACGGACGCTTTCTGCTCTTCATGCAGAACCACGACGGCACGGGTTACGGAGGCAAGGGACCCTTGGACCTCAATGCCCGTCGCCCCCAGTTTTTCGTGGTCGGCGAATATCGTCCCAAGGCCCATCAGCCTGTCTGGTTCAGCCAGCCCAAGATGATCTTCGATACTCACGCCACCGGTGTCTTCCCCAAGTACTGGAAGTGGTTGTCCATGTACGCCAGCTTCACCGAGCATCGGGGGAAGCGCATCCTCTGGTACGCCGATCGAAAGTTATTCGTGCTGGGGCGCACCATCACCGACGAGATGCTCGCCGACATGACCGTCCCCAGGGCGTAGCCCGGTCATGCCTCGGACCGACAGGCATCCAAACGAGTTATTCCCATAGGACCACAATCAAAAAGCTACAATCCAAAGTCTACAATGCAGGACTCATCCTGCAACGTTGACGCATCTCAAGGAGTCATTCGATGGCATCCATACGATTTCCCAACACAAGAGTAAGCCGGCGCGGTTTCTTGGCCGGGTCGGTGGCGGCGACCGTTCTGGCGCTTCAAGGTCGGAGCCGGGTAGCCGCCGCCCCGGTTCTCCGGGGGGCCGAATCCGAGACTGCCGCCGAGCGGATCTACCGCAAGCTCCGGGGCCCGGTGGTGCCCATCAACATCCCCCTGGCCAAGGACTACTCGGTGGACTACGGCAATCTGAGGGACTACGTGGACTTCCTCTGCGAGAACCAGGCGCCGGTCATCTTCTTCACTCACGGCAGCAGTGAGTTCAGGAGCATGAGTGAGCCTGAGATCGAGAAGCTGTGCCGGACCGCGGCCGAGCAGGCTCGCGGCCGGGCTCTGGTGATCGGGGGGACCGGGAAGTGGTGGACCGGCAAGAGCATCGACTTCATCCGGCGCCTGGAGGACTCGGGAGTGGACGGTGTCAACCTGCACCTGTTTACCACCAAGCCGGAGGAGGTCTACGCCGCATTTGCCGAGGTTGCCGGCCGCACGCGGCTGCCCCTCCTGGGGTACGACGAGAATTATCCCGCAGACCTGGTGGCACGCCTGTCCACCATCCCCGGGGTGTGCGGACTGAAGAGCCACGATGCGCTCTACCGCTATCACGATTTCATCCGGGCGGTTGAGGGCAAGAAGTTCGTGATCGTTGGCGGGGGCCAGATGCGCAATTTCCTCTATGGTTACCTGATCGGTTCCCAGGGCTACCTCTGTGCCTATGCTCCCTTTGCCCCGGCAATCGCCTTCCGTTTCTATCGCGCCCTGGAACGCAACGACCTGGATGAAGCCCGCCGGGTCATGTTCGAATACGAAGACCCGCTCATGAAAGTTGCCGGGGGCCTGGGCTGGGGCCAATCCATCAAGAGCATTCTGCAGATCAAGGGACTCTTCCACACCAATCTGTGGCGGCCGCCCGCTCCCTCCCACGGACCCGAGCCGAAAAAACAACTTCGGCAGTTCCTGGCCGACAAGGGCCTCCTGTAGCGCCGGCGAGCGATGCCTGCAGCAATTAGTGCCTGCACAAGATTTGTCCCATGACGCCGGGCCGGGAATCGATTTTTTCGTAATTAACATCGATGCACAGGATTCACAGGACGAGAGCTTACTGCACCAAAAGCCGGCTCGCGTGATGATCCGGTCCGGGATTGCGGATGCCCAGGATTACAGGACACCGGACTCCCAAGACCATATCCTGTGTATCCTGTCTATCCTGTGCATCGATGTTGATAATCTTAGTGGCAGTGCGCGCCGTTGAAGCAGATCCGTCTCGCTTAGTGGCCCTTCGTCGTCCTTCGTGGATCACTCATTTTTCTTTTGTTTCAAATAAGCGATTGGTGTCCGTTCGTGGTTCGGTGTTCAATTGCGCCCGGCTATCTTTCGAGTTTATGATTGAGGCTCGGGCAGCCCAGCCTGCCAATTTTCGAAAACACCGGTGCCAGTCGTGACACTGCCGACCGATCGCCGTGCCTTTCTGAAATCCTCGGCCCTGATTGCAGGAGCTTCAGCAGTGACTTCCAGTTCGATGGCCATGTCCCTGGAACCCCCTGACGAGCCTTCCGACGCGGCCGAGCTGAGAGCCAGGCTGCTGGAGTGCCTGGGTGGAGACTGGCCCGAGCCCTGCGAGCTGGAGCCCAGGGTCATGCGGGAAGAGCAGCGCAAGGGTTACCGTTTGCTGTGGGTCGATTACGCCGTGGAACCCGGCGATCGGGTGCCGGCCATCCTGCTGATCCCGGACGGTGTCACGCCCGCGACCCCGGCGGCCGGGGTGGCCCTCTGGCACCAGCATGCGGGAAAGTGGCATCTGGGCAAGACCGAGCCCGCCGGTCTGGCCGGCGATCGAATGCACCATACCGGAGTGGCCCTGGTCCGACTGGGATACGTGGTGCTTTGTCCCGACGCTCTTTGCTTTGAACAGCGCCGGGACCCGGAGGGCAGGTTGAAGGGCGGCGACTACGAGCGGTACGAGTTTCTGCGTCAGGTCGTCCAGGGACGCTGCATGGCCTGGAAAAATATTCTGGATATGCAGCGGGCCGTCGACTATCTGAGCGCTCGTCCGGAGGTGGACCCCGGGCGTCTGGGATGTTACGGCCACTCAATGGGGTCGACACACACCTGGTTGGTGGGTCCCTGGGAGCCGCGCTTGAAATGCCTGGTGGGCAACTGTTGCCTGCCCACCTACCGGGCGATTCACCGCCACAAGCTGCTCCACTGTTTTCCCAACTTCATCCCGGGTTTTCACCAATATGGGGATACGCCCGACATCGCCGGCCTGATTGCGCCCAGGGCGCTGCATCTGAACTTTGGCGAGAAGGATGCCAGTTCGCCCATCGGGGAGGTTCGCCGGGGGATGGAGAGCATCGGCCGGGCCTACGCCCGGGCCGGGGCCGCCGGCCGCTTCACCTGGTTCATCGAGCCCGGAGCCGGCCACGTCTTGTCGGAGAAGATGTGGCGCAAGGCCCGTGAGACGTTTGGGAAATACCTGGCCTGACAGCCGGGCCGGCGCCGACAAGACAGTGGCAAGGGAGAGAAGGAGGACGGCTGAATGGGTCTGCAGCAGCGCATCGGAGAGAAGGAACGGCAGTACGTTCTGGAGGTCCTGCAGGGCCAGTTCCGAAAGTCGGACAGCGCGGCCAGCACGCGCCTGGAGCAGGTTTTTGCCGATACCATCGGCGTGCGTTTCGCCATCGGCTTCGTCAACGGCACCGCCACCATGCACAGCGCGCTGGCGGCCATGGGGGTGGGACCCGGAGACGAGGTTATCGTCCCTCCGTTGACCATGGCCTCCACCTCCATGGCGGTGGTGCACTGCCAGGCTTCCGCGGTCTTCGCCGACGTGGATTCCGATACCTGGAACATCGATCCCCGGTCGGTGGAAGCCTGCATCGGCCCCAGGACCAAGGCCATACTGCCGGTGGCGCTCTACGGGCTTCCGCCGGATATGCCGGCGCTCATGCGGATCGCCGAGCGTCACGGGCTGCAGGTATTGGAAGACGATGCCCAGTGTTTCCTGGGATCCATCCATGGAACGCTGGTGGGCGGCATCGCCCACGCCAGCAGCTTCAGCTTTCAAAGCACCAAGCACATGACCTGCGGCGAGGGGGGTATGGTCACCACCGACGACGAGAGGCTGGCGGAGCGGATTCGCCAGTTCAGCAACCTTGGGTACGGCACCGTGGGCGCCAAGCCGGGCGCCGGGGTGATCTCCAAGGAGGTGATCCAGAACCCCGCTTACCTGCGGCATCAGCAGGTGGGCTGGAACTACCGCATGTCGGAGTTGTGCGCGGCCGTGGCCCTGGCCCAGGTGGAGCGCCTGGAGGAACTGGTGGATCGTCGAGTCCGGGTCGCCGAGCTCTACCGGCAGGCCATGGATGGTTGCGAGTGGCTGACGCCTCAGAAGGTCCCTTCCGGGTACAGGCACGCCTACTGGACCTACGTGCTGCGTCTGGACAACGGCGGCGCCTTCAGCTGGGAAGCCTTTCGCGAAAAGTATCTGGAGCTGGGCGGAGACCCCATGTACGGGTGCTGGCAGGTGACCTACCTGGAGCC harbors:
- a CDS encoding exo-alpha-sialidase is translated as MNRRQLLQSLTVASGLTATVAACRDPSGGPAGSAAPAGSGSGEPVCYTSDWKRTQPDLVLYLPEEPPYASEASDHVLVEVTPGGDLLAIWTLATKEGAHDYSVVYARSKDNGVTWTRPQPIAAPEKLGTYCNFGWPVVSKSGRIYVFYNFAPGIGEGFINAIMRCKFSDDDGYTWQDAGIDMPYKRNRKYDHPGPDVLSRCIVWQKPIRDAKDRPVVPLTRSTAAYVKPFSKDKNLGECRCEFIRYENIDEGPHPRDLKLTYLPEDEDLIWVPCTFEPEKSEGYTFCQEPGTVLLPDGRLFAAMRTANGQVWYTVSDDAEARTWRKAEMLRYRDGGKPVENPVSPTPMFRLSDGRFLLFMQNHDGTGYGGKGPLDLNARRPQFFVVGEYRPKAHQPVWFSQPKMIFDTHATGVFPKYWKWLSMYASFTEHRGKRILWYADRKLFVLGRTITDEMLADMTVPRA
- a CDS encoding dienelactone hydrolase family protein; its protein translation is MTSSSMAMSLEPPDEPSDAAELRARLLECLGGDWPEPCELEPRVMREEQRKGYRLLWVDYAVEPGDRVPAILLIPDGVTPATPAAGVALWHQHAGKWHLGKTEPAGLAGDRMHHTGVALVRLGYVVLCPDALCFEQRRDPEGRLKGGDYERYEFLRQVVQGRCMAWKNILDMQRAVDYLSARPEVDPGRLGCYGHSMGSTHTWLVGPWEPRLKCLVGNCCLPTYRAIHRHKLLHCFPNFIPGFHQYGDTPDIAGLIAPRALHLNFGEKDASSPIGEVRRGMESIGRAYARAGAAGRFTWFIEPGAGHVLSEKMWRKARETFGKYLA
- a CDS encoding DegT/DnrJ/EryC1/StrS family aminotransferase, with product MGLQQRIGEKERQYVLEVLQGQFRKSDSAASTRLEQVFADTIGVRFAIGFVNGTATMHSALAAMGVGPGDEVIVPPLTMASTSMAVVHCQASAVFADVDSDTWNIDPRSVEACIGPRTKAILPVALYGLPPDMPALMRIAERHGLQVLEDDAQCFLGSIHGTLVGGIAHASSFSFQSTKHMTCGEGGMVTTDDERLAERIRQFSNLGYGTVGAKPGAGVISKEVIQNPAYLRHQQVGWNYRMSELCAAVALAQVERLEELVDRRVRVAELYRQAMDGCEWLTPQKVPSGYRHAYWTYVLRLDNGGAFSWEAFREKYLELGGDPMYGCWQVTYLEPAFLGRKFSSDQRQDYRRSLCPVAESVQPRLFQFKTNYFDEERARRQAEALHGAIRFFDGTA
- a CDS encoding cupin domain-containing protein yields the protein MRIVYSREEPIDRSDPGLEAMRLVNSGKGARHMTAGVATFSPGSAVFLHTHPCEETVIILEGRATAEIDGKTFALGKYDATIVPPLVPHCFRNESREPMVIAYFYPDVDVARDRVE
- a CDS encoding dihydrodipicolinate synthase family protein, encoding MASIRFPNTRVSRRGFLAGSVAATVLALQGRSRVAAAPVLRGAESETAAERIYRKLRGPVVPINIPLAKDYSVDYGNLRDYVDFLCENQAPVIFFTHGSSEFRSMSEPEIEKLCRTAAEQARGRALVIGGTGKWWTGKSIDFIRRLEDSGVDGVNLHLFTTKPEEVYAAFAEVAGRTRLPLLGYDENYPADLVARLSTIPGVCGLKSHDALYRYHDFIRAVEGKKFVIVGGGQMRNFLYGYLIGSQGYLCAYAPFAPAIAFRFYRALERNDLDEARRVMFEYEDPLMKVAGGLGWGQSIKSILQIKGLFHTNLWRPPAPSHGPEPKKQLRQFLADKGLL